A DNA window from Verrucomicrobiales bacterium contains the following coding sequences:
- the tnpA gene encoding IS200/IS605 family transposase, which produces MPSIYLSLHCHVVFSTKHRARLITPDWRDGFHRYMGGTIRGLGAIPESIGGVEDHVHVLLGLRATHGLSDFMRELKKATSVWAVKKHDDTFGWQDGYAAFSVSYTHLPSVKTYIENQVEHHRHCTFGDELKRLMEKNGVQFDPQDLE; this is translated from the coding sequence ATGCCTTCAATCTATCTGAGTCTTCACTGCCACGTCGTTTTTTCCACTAAACATCGGGCTCGGCTCATCACACCAGATTGGCGAGATGGGTTTCATCGATACATGGGTGGGACGATTCGGGGCCTGGGAGCGATCCCTGAGAGCATTGGGGGCGTGGAGGATCATGTGCACGTGCTGCTCGGGCTCCGAGCCACGCACGGGTTGTCCGATTTCATGCGCGAGTTGAAGAAGGCCACATCCGTCTGGGCCGTGAAGAAACACGATGACACCTTTGGATGGCAGGATGGGTATGCGGCATTCAGTGTCAGCTACACCCACCTTCCGAGTGTCAAAACGTACATCGAAAACCAGGTGGAGCATCACCGCCATTGTACCTTCGGAGATGAATTGAAGCGATTGATGGAGAAAAACGGTGTGCAGTTCGACCCGCAAGATCTGGAGTAA
- a CDS encoding Gfo/Idh/MocA family oxidoreductase has protein sequence MINVGVIGLGYMAATHLKALKSVTGAQVTSLCNPSGKHLDGDFSSVAGNMPGQEVLRWDMTGVQTHRDPKVFLSDPHLHLVDICAPTHAHYDLVIAALEAGKHVLCEKPLARTSAQAREMVDVARRNNRLLMPAMCLRFFPTWNWLKQTIDQKRYGKVQSAHFRRVAQPPGWGQSSFLDGQKSGGALFDLHIHDVDFVHYCFGRPRSVFSTGFSKVSGAIDHVLTQYQYDTFAGPQVSAEGSWAMTPGFGFNMAYTVIFEKATADYDLSRGAQALKLFEVGREPQVLNPEGPDGYAGEIQHIVDCIRENQPLSRVTAEEGIVALEICEAEENSVSSRQIQAIN, from the coding sequence ATGATCAACGTAGGTGTCATCGGGTTAGGTTATATGGCGGCAACGCATCTCAAGGCGTTGAAGAGTGTCACAGGGGCTCAGGTCACGTCGCTGTGCAATCCCAGCGGTAAACATCTGGATGGCGATTTCTCGTCGGTCGCGGGTAACATGCCGGGACAGGAGGTGCTGCGATGGGACATGACGGGAGTCCAAACCCACCGCGATCCCAAGGTGTTCCTCAGCGATCCCCATCTACATCTTGTCGACATCTGCGCACCAACCCACGCGCACTACGACCTCGTCATCGCCGCGCTCGAGGCCGGCAAACATGTGTTGTGCGAAAAACCCCTGGCCCGCACCTCCGCCCAAGCCCGTGAAATGGTGGATGTCGCCCGGCGAAACAACCGACTGCTCATGCCCGCCATGTGCCTGCGGTTCTTCCCCACTTGGAATTGGCTCAAGCAGACCATCGACCAGAAACGCTATGGCAAAGTCCAAAGCGCGCACTTCCGTCGCGTGGCCCAGCCCCCAGGATGGGGCCAGAGCAGCTTCCTCGATGGCCAAAAATCGGGTGGGGCTCTCTTTGACCTCCATATCCATGATGTGGATTTCGTTCATTACTGCTTCGGACGCCCCCGCTCGGTCTTCTCGACCGGGTTCTCCAAGGTCAGTGGCGCGATCGATCATGTTCTCACCCAATACCAATACGACACGTTCGCCGGCCCCCAAGTCTCAGCCGAGGGCAGCTGGGCGATGACTCCCGGCTTCGGATTCAACATGGCCTACACGGTCATTTTCGAGAAAGCCACCGCTGACTACGATCTCTCCCGGGGAGCGCAGGCCTTAAAGCTATTTGAAGTTGGCCGGGAGCCCCAAGTCTTGAACCCCGAGGGTCCCGATGGCTATGCCGGTGAGATCCAACATATTGTCGACTGCATTCGGGAGAACCAGCCCTTGAGCCGGGTCACCGCTGAGGAAGGAATTGTCGCCCTTGAAATCTGTGAGGCTGAAGAAAACTCGGTTTCGTCGCGTCAGATCCAGGCCATCAACTAA